The following proteins are encoded in a genomic region of Alnus glutinosa chromosome 8, dhAlnGlut1.1, whole genome shotgun sequence:
- the LOC133876362 gene encoding cysteine-rich receptor-like protein kinase 42: protein MRLPVPNPQNPKWLLVIFLFFFSPSFSETTLLCGSSNQDSRPNFIPNLIVAMREVSKGVSESKYAFHSVISPDPSIFTYAQCFNFLSQNDCIACHSESRTELPRCLPASSARIYLDGCFLRYDVYKFYDEAIDKGNDMVRCGGPGNVTIDQYIRQEFKERVLGVVQRVVMIALKSKGFAVYEDEKDGNPVYAMAQCWATQSIRNCSNCLSNAVRKVSTCAPATDGRVMNAGCYLRYSTENFLRSDTLIKGSEASWVTIAGILSSIAVTLIAVVGALLAYKKISKRKRERKNLGRNPISVDNSDLNFKYEILEKATHSFDSTRKLGQGGAGSVFKGTFPDGTIVAVKRLFFNTRQWADEFFNEVNLISGIQHKNLVRLLGCSIEGPESLLVYEYLPNKSLDQILFAKNTFLLLTWQKRFDVISGIADGLAYLHGGCGEKIIHRDIKSSNILLDENLTPKIADFGLARCVGQDKSHVSTGVAGTLGYMAPEYLVRGQLTEKADVYAFGVLVLEIVCGRKNSVFTQGSSSVLQSVWRNYKANKITESVDPALEGIYSVREASNVLRIGLLCTQASAALRPSMFEVVEMLSDEERVIPSPKQPPFLNASVLNLDDTTTTYPMISSTSSSMAAEVSTFYSAKSATMDILGSNSISRFRAFEPS, encoded by the exons atgcGACTCCCAgttccaaatcctcaaaatcCCAAATGGCTGCTCGTtatatttctcttcttcttctctccctcCTTCTCCGAAACCACCCTTTTGTGCGGCTCATCAAATCAGGACAGCAGACCAAACTTCATTCCAAATTTAATTGTTGCAATGAGAGAAGTCTCCAAGGGAGTCAGTGAATCAAAATACGCATTCCATTCTGTAATTTCGCCGGATCCGAGCATCTTCACCTATGCCCAATGCTTTAACTTCCTCTCCCAGAATGATTGCATAGCCTGTCACAGCGAGAGCCGAACAGAGCTCCCCAGATGCCTTCCAGCCAGCTCGGCCAGAATTTATCTTGACGGTTGCTTCCTTCGTTATGATGTCTATAAGTTTTATGACGAGGCAATAGACAAAGGCAATGATATGGTGAGGTGTGGGGGTCCCGGAAATGTTACCATAGATCAGTACATCCGACAGGAGTTTAAGGAAAGGGTTCTTGGAGTCGTTCAGCGTGTGGTTATGATTGCGTTGAAGAGCAAGGGGTTCGCAGTGTATGAGGATGAGAAAGATGGGAATCCTGTTTATGCAATGGCTCAGTGCTGGGCGACACAGAGCATTCGTAACTGCAGCAATTGCTTGTCCAATGCAGTGAGAAAGGTGAGTACGTGCGCGCCCGCCACGGATGGCAGGGTTATGAATGCTGGTTGTTATTTAAGGTATTCTACGGAGAATTTCCTTAGGAGTGACACATTGATTAAGGGATCAG AGGCGTCTTGGGTCACCATAGCAGGCATTTTGTCATCAATTGCCGTAACTTTGATTGCTGTCGTTGGTGCTCTATTAGCCTATAAGAAAATATCAAAGAGGAAAAGAG AGCGAAAAAATCTTGGTCGCAATCCAATTTCTGTGGACAATTCTGATTTGAATTTCAAGTATGAAATACTGGAGAAGGCCACCCATTCTTTTGATAGCACGAGGAAACTAGGCCAAGGTGGAGCTGGTTCTGTTTTTAAGGGGACTTTCCCTGATGGGACAATTGTTGCAGTTAAAAGATTATTCTTCAATACGCGGCAATGGGCGGATGAGTTCTTCAATGAGGTGAACTTGATCAGCGGCATTCAACACAAGAACCTTGTTAGGCTTTTGGGTTGCAGCATTGAGGGTCCAGAAAGCCTTCTAGTTTATGAATACCTGCCCAACAAAAGCCTCGATCAAATCCTTTTCG CTAAGAACACGTTCCTTCTCCTAACCTGGCAGAAGCGGTTTGATGTCATCTCTGGAATAGCAGACGGCCTTGCATATCTTCATGGAGGTTGTGGCGAAAAAATAATCCACAGAGACATAAAATCCAGCAATATTCTCCTTGATGAGAATCTTACTCCAAAGATCGCTGATTTTGGACTTGCTCGATGTGTCGGGCAAGATAAATCTCATGTTAGCACCGGAGTAGCAGGAACACT GGGATATATGGCTCCTGAATATCTTGTTCGAGGACAGCTAACAGAGAAGGCAGATGTTTATGCTTTTGGAGTTTTGGTTCTGGAGATTGTTTGCGGTAGGAAGAACAGTGTTTTCACGCAAGGGTCAAGTTCAGTTTTGCAATCC GTTTGGAGGAATTACAAGGCAAACAAAATTACTGAATCTGTTGATCCCGCCTTGGAAGGCATATACTCTGTGAGAGAGGCATCGAACGTGCTTCGAATTGGGCTTCTTTGCACGCAAGCTTCTGCTGCACTAAGACCATCCATGTTTGAAGTGGTTGAGATGCTAAGCGATGAAGAACGTGTCATCCCCTCACCGAAACAACCTCCATTCTTGAATGCTAGTGTCCTCAACTTGGATGACACCACCACTACTTATCCCATGATCAGTTCGACCTCATCCTCTATGGCAGCTGAAGTGTCCACTTTTTATAGTGCCAAGTCTGCCACTATGGACATTCTTGgatcaaatagcatttcaagaTTTCGAGCATTTGAGCCGAGCTAG
- the LOC133876048 gene encoding cysteine-rich receptor-like protein kinase 42, with the protein MGECKGTCSVPVDSNEENRAVRQNPKWLFLIFLLFFFFFSPSLSHPQTNVAGLLCGSSNQDTVPDFLPNFIVAMEKVSKEVNESRWAAQSVTSPAPEIFTYAQCYDFLSHDDCVACHSESRTELPRCLPANSARIYLDGCYLRYDNYSFFEEAVDKYRDMVKCGNPGGVTRDQYIGREFANRVHQVVHNVAKTAVRGVGFAAVSQKGGVEAVYAVAQCWTTLNPDGCKKCLSSAVQKVISCAPAPEGRAMNAGCYLRYSAENFYGSGNDNGVLYTKSESRAFVIIIVGILSVIALFFLALIGAFLGYTRISDRKRERKNLADISISVHKSDLNYKYEMLEKATDSFDSSRKLGQGGAGSVFKGTFPDGTIVAVKRLFFNTRQWADEFFNEVNLIRGIQHKNLVRLLGCSIEGPESLLVYEYLPNKSLDQILFGDNTFLLLTWQKRFDIIFGVADGLAYLHGSCGEKIIHRDIKTSNILLDENLTPKIADFGLARCVAPNKSHISTGVAGTLGYMAPEYLVRGQLTEKADVYAFGVLVLEIVSGRKNSVFSQGSSVLLSVWRNYKAKKITESVDPALEGIYSVREASNVLRIGLLCTQASAALRPSMFEVVEMLSDEECVIPSPKQPPFLNASVLSLDDTTTAYPTIVQTGKHTTERFSSSNNKPSNGKSAAEVSTLYSAESASMDIPGSNSLSRFQAFEPS; encoded by the exons ATGGGTGAGTGCAAGGGAACATGCTCTGTTCCTGTGGATTCTAATGAAGAAAACAGAGCAGTCCGTCAAAATCCGAAATGGCTGTTCCTCAtattcctcctcttcttcttcttcttctctccctcCCTATCCCACCCACAAACCAACGTAGCCGGCCTTTTGTGCGGCTCCTCAAACCAGGACACCGTCCCGGACTTCCTTCCCAATTTCATTGTTGCAATGGAAAAAGTCTCCAAGGAAGTCAATGAATCAAGATGGGCAGCCCAGTCCGTGACTTCGCCGGCTCCTGAGATCTTCACCTATGCCCAGTGCTATGACTTTCTCTCCCACGACGATTGCGTAGCCTGTCACAGTGAGAGCCGGACAGAGCTCCCCAGATGCCTTCCAGCCAACTCAGCCCGCATTTATCTTGACGGTTGCTACCTTCGCTACGATAACTATAGCTTCTTTGAGGAGGCGGTTGACAAATACCGTGATATGGTCAAGTGTGGGAATCCCGGCGGCGTTACCAGAGACCAGTACATCGGACGGGAGTTCGCGAATAGGGTTCATCAAGTCGTTCACAATGTGGCGAAGACGGCGGTGAGGGGCGTGGGGTTCGCAGCGGTATCGCAGAAGGGAGGAGTGGAGGCTGTTTATGCAGTGGCTCAGTGCTGGACGACACTGAACCCTGATGGCTGCAAGAAGTGCTTGTCCAGTGCAGTGCAGAAGGTGATTTCGTGCGCGCCCGCCCCGGAAGGCAGGGCTATGAATGCTGGTTGTTATTTGAGATATTCTGCCGAGAATTTCTATGGTAGTGGCAATGACAATGGCGTTCTTTATACCAAATCAG AGTCGCGTGCCTTTGTCATCATCATAGTAGGCATTTTGTCAGTAATTGCCTTATTTTTCCTTGCTCTCATTGGGGCTTTTTTAGGCTATACGAGAATATCAGATAGGAAAAGAG AGCGAAAAAATCTAGCAGACATTTCAATTTCTGTGCACAAGTCTGACTTGAATTACAAGTATGAAATGCTGGAGAAGGCCACCGATTCATTTGATAGCTCGAGGAAATTAGGCCAAGGTGGAGCTGGTTCTGTGTTCAAGGGGACTTTCCCTGATGGGACAATTGTTGCGGTTAAAAGATTGTTCTTCAATACGCGGCAATGGGCGGATGAGTTCTTCAATGAGGTGAACTTGATCAGAGGCATTCAACACAAGAACCTTGTTAGGCTTTTGGGTTGCAGCATTGAGGGCCCAGAAAGCCTTCTAGTTTATGAATACCTGCCCAACAAAAGCCTAGATCAAATCCTTTTCGGTGA CAACACGTTCCTTCTCCTAACCTGGCAGAAGCGGTTTGATATCATCTTCGGAGTAGCAGACGGCCTCGCATATCTTCATGGAAGTTGTGGAGAAAAAATAATCCACAGAGACATAAAAACCAGCAATATTCTCCTTGATGAGAATCTTACTCCAAAGATCGCTGATTTTGGACTTGCTCGATGTGTTGCGCCAAATAAATCTCATATTAGCACTGGAGTAGCAGGCACATT GGGATATATGGCTCCTGAATATCTTGTTCGAGGACAACTAACAGAGAAGGCAGATGTTTATGCTTTTGGAGTTTTGGTTCTGGAGATTGTAAGCGGTAGGAAGAACAGTGTTTTCTCGCAAGGGTCTTCAGTTTTGCTCTCT GTTTGGAGGAATTACAAGGCAAAGAAAATTACTGAATCTGTTGATCCCGCCTTGGAAGGTATATATTCTGTGAGAGAGGCATCGAACGTGCTTCGAATCGGGCTTCTTTGCACGCAAGCTTCTGCTGCACTAAGACCATCCATGTTTGAAGTGGTTGAGATGCTAAGCGATGAAGAATGTGTCATCCCCTCACCCAAACAACCTCCATTTTTGAATGCTAGTGTCCTCAGTTTGGATGACACCACCACTGCTTATCCTACAATAGTTCAAACTGGCAAACACACAACTGAGCGGTTCTCTTCATCCAACAATAAGCCCTCAAATGGGAAATCAGCAGCTGAAGTGTCCACTCTTTATAGTGCAGAGTCCGCCAGTATGGACATTCCTGGATCAAATAGTCTTTCAAGATTTCAAGCATTTGAGCCGAGCTAG